One part of the Capricornis sumatraensis isolate serow.1 chromosome 13, serow.2, whole genome shotgun sequence genome encodes these proteins:
- the LTV1 gene encoding protein LTV1 homolog, which yields MPHRKKKPFIEKKKAVSFHLVHRSQRDPLAADETAPQRVLLPTQKIKDEERRAEQRKYGVFFDDDYDYLQHLKEPSGLSELIPTSTFGAPYRGDGREEPLVTSTSGIKLPSSVFASEFEEDVGLLNKAAPVSGPRLDFDPDIVAALDDDFDFDNPDNLLEDDFILQASKPTEEEEGMEIQKSEAEDDSEWEDVGDEEGGGDDGRYDHAGSSDEDLSAPGKPLGAVENHFFWEEETKSRFTEYSLTSSVMRRNEQLTLHDERFEKFYEQYDDDEIGALDNAELEGSIQVDSNRLEEVLNDYYKEKAENCVKLNTLEPFEDQDLPVNELDGSEEEEIVTVVLEEAKEKWDCESICSTYSNLYNHPQLIKYQPKPKQIQLSSKTGIPLNVLPKKGLTAKQVERMQMINNSDLPKMSTQPRSKSESKEDKRARKQAIKEERKERRVEKKANKLAFKLEKRRQEKELLNLKKNVEGLKL from the exons ATAAAAGATGAAGAAAGGCGAGCAGAGCAGAGGAAGTATGGAGTGTTCTTTGATGATGACTATGACTACCTGCAGCACCTGAAGGAACCGTCTGGCCTCTCGGAGCTCATTCCCACAAGTACCTTCGGTGCACCTTAcaggggagatgggagagaagagCCTTTAGTAACTTCA accAGTGGAATTAAATTGCCTTCCTCAGTGTTTGCATCAGAGTTTGAGGAAGATGTTGGATTGTTAAATAAAGCAGCTCCTGTTTCAG gaCCTCGGTTAGATTTTGATCCTGACATTGTTGCAGCTCTTGATGATGATTTTGATTTTGATAATCCGGATAATTTACTTGAAGATGATTTCATTCTTCAGGCCAGTAAGCcaacagaagaggaagagggaaTGGAGATACA GAAATCTGAGGCCGAAGATGACAGTGAGTGGGAAGATGTGGGTGATGAGGAAGGAGGTGGTGATGACGGTAGATACGACCATGCAGGCTCATCAGATGAGGATCTGTCTGCCCCTGGCAAACCTCTTGGGGCTGTAGAAAATCACTTCTTCTgggaagaggaaacaaaaagTCGCTTTACTGAGTATTCCTTGACGTCCTCAGTCATGAGGAGGAATGAACAGCTGACCCTACATGATGAGAGGTTTGAAAAG TTTTATGAGCAATATGATGATGATGAAATTGGAGCTCTGGATAATGCTGAATTGGAAGGTTCCATTCAAGTAGACAGCAATCGCTTAGAGGAAGTTTTGAATGACTACTAtaaagagaaggcagagaa TTGTGTAAAACTGAATACTCTTGAACCCTTCGAGGATCAGGACCTGCCAGTGAATGAGCTAGATGGGTCTGAGGAGGAAGAGATCGTTACTGTAGTTCTTGAAGAAGCCAAAGAAAAGTGGGATTGTGAATCTATTTGTA gtacatACTCAAATTTATATAACCATCCACAGCTTATCAAATATCAACCAAAG CCCAAACAAATCCAACTATCTTCTAAAACAGGAATACCTCTCAATGTCTTACCTAAGAAAGGACTCACAGCAAAGCAAGTTGAACGAATGCAGATGATTAATAACAGTGATCTCCCTAAGATGTCAACCCAACCACGTTCTAAAAGTGAAAGCAAGGAGGACAAAAGAGCACGAAAGCAAGCTATCAAAGAAGAGCGCAAG GAACGGAGAGTGGAGAAGAAAGCTAACAAATTAGCCTTCAAactggagaaaagaaggcaggaaaAAGAGCTGCTGAACTTGAAGAAGAATGTTGAGGGTCTAAAGCTATGA